From one Oncorhynchus clarkii lewisi isolate Uvic-CL-2024 chromosome 6, UVic_Ocla_1.0, whole genome shotgun sequence genomic stretch:
- the LOC139411099 gene encoding zinc metalloproteinase-disintegrin-like berythractivase isoform X2, whose amino-acid sequence MTHTLLLWIFTLTASLNLSVSHGPLEGVRDYEVVRPIRLHTLRKRETESSRPETLKYAMRVGGRDIEMHLEKNRELLAKDYSETYYTEDGTPVTSTPQDMDHCYYHGSIVDDSESTVSMSTCDGLSGYFRTAAQRYLIEPLSGGDDGDHAVLKYEDQSSKPMLCGVTNSTWNEDYPDYPSITSRSRSRASGPSILQQQKYVELVLVADNREYKKMESNRGELRKRIFEVVNFVNMVYKPLNTFIALVGLEVWSDSDKISVTAPAGATLDAFTTWRNNDLVKTKPHDNAHLISGIDFEGSTVGLAFIGTLCSGHSAGVVQDHNPRAIAVGATLAHEMGHNLGMNHDDSSACACSGNSCVMAGALSWDIPKSFSSCSSLSYDQFLNNRNPGCLLNKPDYRNVESTPVCGNGFLERGEECDCGSLEECTNPCCNATSCTLTKGSECAAGECCEDCKIMASSTECRRKHDDCDLAEYCTGNSAVCPEDVFSVNGISCDRGRGYCLNGQCPQHHDQCVKMYGPSAEKATTYCYNQNTRGLYYAYCRRPSQDQFIPCQSQDVQCGKLFCKNGNDDPNYGRMVKFSDCKATFYGDHTSDFGQVNTGTKCNDGKVCSENECVDLETAYGPKATNCSARCKGHAVCNHRMECQCEPGWSLPGCDTKDGSFTGLSREGVIGIAVTVSLLLLAAIAGAVAVFLKKRRQSPTLPSHHTQKKIHEVDNHIHKLPIPSQNKAMPQQPKRPKVAPPPPPPAANQSQVPVYDFRAARQALRPPPPRV is encoded by the exons ATGACACATACACTTCTATTGTGGATCTTTACCCTAACTGCCTCCCTCAATCTCTCAG TGAGTCATGGTCCTCTTGAAGGAGTGAGGGACTATGAGGTAGTCCGACCCATCAGACTACATACTCTGCGGAAAAGAGAAACCGAG tcatcCAGGCCAGAAACTTTGAAGTATGCAATGAGAGTGGGTGGGAGAGACATTGAGATGCATCTGGAGAAGAATAG GGAATTACTCGCGAAAGACTATAGTGAGACTTACTACACTGAGGATGGCACACCGGTCACCTCTACGCCTCAGGATATG GATCACTGCTACTATCACGGTAGTATTGTGGATGACAGTGAGTCTACGGTCAGCATGAGCACCTGCGATGGACTCAG tGGATATTTCAGAACGGCCGCCCAAAGGTACCTGATTGAGCCCCTGTCAGGGGGGGATGATGGGGATCACGCAGTGCTAAAATACGAGGACCAGAGCTCCAAGCCTATGCTGTGTGGAGTCACTAATTCTACCTGGAACGAAGACTACCCTGACTACCCTTCCATTACTAGCAGGAGCCGTTCTCGAGCCTCA GGTCCATCTATACTTCAACAGCAAAAATATGTTGAGCTTGTCCTCGTTGCAGACAACCGCGAG TACAAGAAGATGGAGAGTAATCGGGGAGAGCTGCGTAAGAGGATATTTGAAGTGGTTAACTTTGTCAACATG GTGTATAAGCCCCTCAACACCTTTATTGCCCTGGTTGGTCTGGAGGTGTGGTCAGACAGTGATAAGATATCAGTGACCGCCCCTGCTGGCGCCACCCTGGACGCCTTTACCACGTGGAGGAACAACGACCTGGTCAAGACTAAGCCCCACGACAACGCACACCTCATCAG TGGCATTGACTTTGAGGGATCGACGGTGGGTCTGGCCTTTATCGGGACTCTATGTTCAGGTCATTCTGCTGGGGTGGTGCAG GATCACAACCCCAGGGCCATAGCTGTGGGGGCCACATTGGCCCACGAGATGGGCCACAACCTGGGCATGAACCACGATGACTCCAGTGCCTGTGCTTGTTCTGGGAATAGCTGTGTAATGGCTGGGGCCCTCAG CTGGGATATCCCAAAGTCATTCAGTAGCTGCAGTAGTTTGAGCTATGACCAGTTCCTGAATAATCGTAACCCTGGGTGCCTACTGAACAAGCCAGACTACCGAAATGTGGAATCAACCCCAGTGTGTGGGAATGGCtttctggagagaggagaggagtgtgattGTGGCTCCCTGGAG GAGTGTACAAACCCTTGCTGTAATGCCACCAGCTGCACACTGACCAAAGGCTCAGAGTGTGCTGCAGGAGAGTGCTGTGAAGACTGTAAG ATCATGGCCTCGTCCACAGAGTGCAGAAGGAAACATGACGACTGTGACCTAGCGGAGTACTGCACAGGGAATTCAGCCGTCTGTCCTGAGGACGTCTTCTCTGTCAATGGGATCTCCTGTGACAGAGGGAGGGGCTACTGCCTTAACGGCCAGTGTCCACAGCATCATGACCAGTGTGTGAAAATGTATGGCCCAT CTGCTGAAAAGGCCACAACGTACTGCTATAACCAGAACACCAGAGGACTGTACTATGCCTACTGCAGACGGCCTTCACAGGACCAGTTCATCCCCTGCCAGAGCCA AGATGTGCAGTGCGGGAAACTCTTCTGCAAGAACGGTAATGATGACCCCAACTATGGTCGCATGGTGAAATTCTCCGACTGCAAAGCCACATTCTACGGTGATCACACCAGTGACTTTGGACAGGTGAACACAGGGACCAAGTGTAATGATGGGAAG GTGTGCAGCGAGAACGAGTGTGTGGATCTTGAGACAGCCTACGGACCCAAAGCCACCAACTGCTCAGCACGGTGCAAAGGACATGCT GTGTGTAATCACAGAATGGAGTGCCAGTGTGAACCTGGATGGTCACTTCCAGGCTGTGATACAAAGGATGGAAGCTTCACGGGCCTCTCCAGAG AAGGAGTGATTGGCATTGCAGTGACAGTCTCTCTGCTGCTTCTGGCTGCTATTGCTGGGGCAGTGGCTGTGTTCCTAAAGAAGAGACGACAGTCCCCCACTCTGCCTAG CCACCATACCCAGAAGAAAATCCATGAAGTGGACAACCACATCCATAAACTGCCAATTCCCAGCCAAAATAAAGCTATGCCACAGCAG CCCAAGCGACCAAAAGTAGCTCCGCCCCCACCCCCTCCAGCTGCTAACCAATCACAAGTCCCGGTCTATGACTTCAGGGCCGCACGACAG gctctgagaccaccaccaccacgtgTCTGA
- the LOC139411099 gene encoding zinc metalloproteinase-disintegrin-like berythractivase isoform X1: MTHTLLLWIFTLTASLNLSVSHGPLEGVRDYEVVRPIRLHTLRKRETESSRPETLKYAMRVGGRDIEMHLEKNRELLAKDYSETYYTEDGTPVTSTPQDMDHCYYHGSIVDDSESTVSMSTCDGLSGYFRTAAQRYLIEPLSGGDDGDHAVLKYEDQSSKPMLCGVTNSTWNEDYPDYPSITSRSRSRASGPSILQQQKYVELVLVADNREYKKMESNRGELRKRIFEVVNFVNMVYKPLNTFIALVGLEVWSDSDKISVTAPAGATLDAFTTWRNNDLVKTKPHDNAHLISGIDFEGSTVGLAFIGTLCSGHSAGVVQDHNPRAIAVGATLAHEMGHNLGMNHDDSSACACSGNSCVMAGALSWDIPKSFSSCSSLSYDQFLNNRNPGCLLNKPDYRNVESTPVCGNGFLERGEECDCGSLEECTNPCCNATSCTLTKGSECAAGECCEDCKIMASSTECRRKHDDCDLAEYCTGNSAVCPEDVFSVNGISCDRGRGYCLNGQCPQHHDQCVKMYGPSAEKATTYCYNQNTRGLYYAYCRRPSQDQFIPCQSQDVQCGKLFCKNGNDDPNYGRMVKFSDCKATFYGDHTSDFGQVNTGTKCNDGKVCSENECVDLETAYGPKATNCSARCKGHAVCNHRMECQCEPGWSLPGCDTKDGSFTGLSREGVIGIAVTVSLLLLAAIAGAVAVFLKKRRQSPTLPSHHTQKKIHEVDNHIHKLPIPSQNKAMPQQLYYFQPKRPKVAPPPPPPAANQSQVPVYDFRAARQALRPPPPRV; encoded by the exons ATGACACATACACTTCTATTGTGGATCTTTACCCTAACTGCCTCCCTCAATCTCTCAG TGAGTCATGGTCCTCTTGAAGGAGTGAGGGACTATGAGGTAGTCCGACCCATCAGACTACATACTCTGCGGAAAAGAGAAACCGAG tcatcCAGGCCAGAAACTTTGAAGTATGCAATGAGAGTGGGTGGGAGAGACATTGAGATGCATCTGGAGAAGAATAG GGAATTACTCGCGAAAGACTATAGTGAGACTTACTACACTGAGGATGGCACACCGGTCACCTCTACGCCTCAGGATATG GATCACTGCTACTATCACGGTAGTATTGTGGATGACAGTGAGTCTACGGTCAGCATGAGCACCTGCGATGGACTCAG tGGATATTTCAGAACGGCCGCCCAAAGGTACCTGATTGAGCCCCTGTCAGGGGGGGATGATGGGGATCACGCAGTGCTAAAATACGAGGACCAGAGCTCCAAGCCTATGCTGTGTGGAGTCACTAATTCTACCTGGAACGAAGACTACCCTGACTACCCTTCCATTACTAGCAGGAGCCGTTCTCGAGCCTCA GGTCCATCTATACTTCAACAGCAAAAATATGTTGAGCTTGTCCTCGTTGCAGACAACCGCGAG TACAAGAAGATGGAGAGTAATCGGGGAGAGCTGCGTAAGAGGATATTTGAAGTGGTTAACTTTGTCAACATG GTGTATAAGCCCCTCAACACCTTTATTGCCCTGGTTGGTCTGGAGGTGTGGTCAGACAGTGATAAGATATCAGTGACCGCCCCTGCTGGCGCCACCCTGGACGCCTTTACCACGTGGAGGAACAACGACCTGGTCAAGACTAAGCCCCACGACAACGCACACCTCATCAG TGGCATTGACTTTGAGGGATCGACGGTGGGTCTGGCCTTTATCGGGACTCTATGTTCAGGTCATTCTGCTGGGGTGGTGCAG GATCACAACCCCAGGGCCATAGCTGTGGGGGCCACATTGGCCCACGAGATGGGCCACAACCTGGGCATGAACCACGATGACTCCAGTGCCTGTGCTTGTTCTGGGAATAGCTGTGTAATGGCTGGGGCCCTCAG CTGGGATATCCCAAAGTCATTCAGTAGCTGCAGTAGTTTGAGCTATGACCAGTTCCTGAATAATCGTAACCCTGGGTGCCTACTGAACAAGCCAGACTACCGAAATGTGGAATCAACCCCAGTGTGTGGGAATGGCtttctggagagaggagaggagtgtgattGTGGCTCCCTGGAG GAGTGTACAAACCCTTGCTGTAATGCCACCAGCTGCACACTGACCAAAGGCTCAGAGTGTGCTGCAGGAGAGTGCTGTGAAGACTGTAAG ATCATGGCCTCGTCCACAGAGTGCAGAAGGAAACATGACGACTGTGACCTAGCGGAGTACTGCACAGGGAATTCAGCCGTCTGTCCTGAGGACGTCTTCTCTGTCAATGGGATCTCCTGTGACAGAGGGAGGGGCTACTGCCTTAACGGCCAGTGTCCACAGCATCATGACCAGTGTGTGAAAATGTATGGCCCAT CTGCTGAAAAGGCCACAACGTACTGCTATAACCAGAACACCAGAGGACTGTACTATGCCTACTGCAGACGGCCTTCACAGGACCAGTTCATCCCCTGCCAGAGCCA AGATGTGCAGTGCGGGAAACTCTTCTGCAAGAACGGTAATGATGACCCCAACTATGGTCGCATGGTGAAATTCTCCGACTGCAAAGCCACATTCTACGGTGATCACACCAGTGACTTTGGACAGGTGAACACAGGGACCAAGTGTAATGATGGGAAG GTGTGCAGCGAGAACGAGTGTGTGGATCTTGAGACAGCCTACGGACCCAAAGCCACCAACTGCTCAGCACGGTGCAAAGGACATGCT GTGTGTAATCACAGAATGGAGTGCCAGTGTGAACCTGGATGGTCACTTCCAGGCTGTGATACAAAGGATGGAAGCTTCACGGGCCTCTCCAGAG AAGGAGTGATTGGCATTGCAGTGACAGTCTCTCTGCTGCTTCTGGCTGCTATTGCTGGGGCAGTGGCTGTGTTCCTAAAGAAGAGACGACAGTCCCCCACTCTGCCTAG CCACCATACCCAGAAGAAAATCCATGAAGTGGACAACCACATCCATAAACTGCCAATTCCCAGCCAAAATAAAGCTATGCCACAGCAG CTTTACTATTTCCAGCCCAAGCGACCAAAAGTAGCTCCGCCCCCACCCCCTCCAGCTGCTAACCAATCACAAGTCCCGGTCTATGACTTCAGGGCCGCACGACAG gctctgagaccaccaccaccacgtgTCTGA